A region of the Tissierellales bacterium genome:
TTATTTGATTTACAAAAAGCTGATAGGAAGTGTTCTAGTTCGGAGGCCTCTATCGAGAATATACTGGAATTAGAGGGGAGGGTAAAAAAGGCTCTTGAAGAAAACGAAGCTTTTGATATAAAGCATTTAAAGATTGATGGAAATGATATTATAAATTTAGGGTATTCAGAAGGAAAAATTATTGGTGACATTTTAGGGTTTTTATTAGATATTGTAATTGAAGATCCTTCTAAAAATAGTAAAAAAGTTTTGGAAGAAATAGTATTGATGGAATACCCATTTTTAGAATAAAGAAATTAAACATTGTGTAGTAGAAACTGATATGCTATTATAATAGCATATAATTATCAGGAGGTTGAAAAAATGGGAGAATTATTTGGAACTGATGGTATTAGAGGTATTGCAAATGAATATTTAACCCCAGAACTAGCATATAAAGTTGGAAGAGCAGGTGCCTATGTACTATCAAATGATAAAAAAGGAACTATTGTTGTAGGTAGGGATACTAGAAAGTCTGGAGATATGTTAGAGGCGGCTTTAGTAGCGGGGATTTGTTCCACAGGATTAGATGTTATTTCAGTAGGCATAATTCCTACACCAGCTGTAGCTTATTTAACAAGAAAGCATAATGCTTTAGCTGGTATTGTAATTTCTGCATCTCATAATCCTATAGAATATAATGGTATTAAATTTTTTAATGAAGATGGGTTTAAGCTTAATGATGATATAGAAGAAGAAATTGAAAATTACATATTAAATGATATAGAAATCCCTTTAAGGCCTATTGGTGAAGATATAGGTAATAAAGTAACCTTTGAAGATGGAGAAATTGAATATATTAATTTTCTAAAAGAAACAATCAGCTTAGATTTTGCCGGTGTAAAAGTAGCAATGGATTGTGGGAATGGAGCTGCTTCTAATGTAGCACCTAAAATATTTGAAGATTTAAATGCAGAAATAAAAGTAATAAATAATGAACCAAATGGTGTAAATATAAATGTAAATTGTGGTTCCACTAATCCTACTATGGTACAAGAATTGGTATTAAACATGGGAGCAGATATAGGCATTGCTTTTGATGGAGATGCTGATAGATTAATAGCAGTTGATGATAAAGGGGAAACAATGGATGGAGACCATATATTAGCTATATGTGCTACCCAATTACAAGGGGAAGGAAAATTAAATAAAGACACAGTAGTTGGTACTGTTATGACTAATATAGGCTTAGATAATTATTTAAAAAAGAATAAAATGAATATAGTTAAAACTAAAGTTGGAGATAGATATGTTATTGAAGAAATGTATAAGAATGGCTATGTGCTGGGAGGAGAACAATCAGGGCATATTATATTTTTAGAGCACAATACAACAGGTGATGGTCTTTTAACAGCATTACAATTAACATCAATTATGAAGAAAACAGGTAAAAAGATGTCTGAATTAAATAGTCTAATGACTAGTTTGCCACAAGTTTTAAAAAATGCAAAAGTAAAGGAAGAACTTAAATATGAGTATTTAGAAGATGAAGTTATAAAAGAAGAAATAGAAAAGTTAGAAGAAATATTTCATGGGGAAGGTAGAGTAGTAATAAGGCCTTCAGGGACTGAACCATTAGTAAGAGTAATGATAGAAGGAAAAGATATTAAACAAATTTCTGATATGGCAGAAGAATTAGCTGATTTAATAGAGGAAAGACTAGGTGATAATTAAAAATTTATTAGGGTATATAAAAACCGTGATACAATATTGTGTCACGGTTTTTATAAAAAATTTTAGACATAGGTCCTAAGTCCAAAAAACATGGAAAATATTTAAGAACCTTGATTTGTTTCTTTACTAATGATTTAATAGTAAAGGTGAAAGGGGGTGACAATATGAACAAGAAGACACCATATTTGGTGTTAATTCTTTTAATTACCACATTGGTCTTTGGATCTGTATCAGAAGCAGCATCTAATAGGTTGTTGAAGATGGGTAGCAGAGGAGCAGATGTAAAAGAACTTCAGCAAAGGCTAAACAGCTTAGGGTACAATAGCGGTAAAGCCGATGGTATCTTTGGTAGCCGTACTCAAAATGCAGTTAAGGCTTTTCAAAGAAAGTATAAACTGGTAGTAGATGGTATTGTAGGAAATAACACGAGAAACAAGTTGTATTCTAATAGTACTAAACCATCTGAAGGTAGTACAAGCAGTAACAGTAATGGTGCACCTATAACTCAAACCTTGAGAAAAGGTAGTAAAGGTTCCCAGGTAATTACATTGCAAAAACGTTTAAATCAATTAGGATACAACGCTGGTAAGGTAGATGGAAGTTTTGGTCCTGCTACTTATAATGCAGTTGTAGCATTTCAAAGGGCCAATAGTTTAGCAGTAGATGGTATAGTTGGTAAGAATACAATAAATAAACTGTACTCAAAACCAATATCAAAACCAGCACCACCTACTAATAGTACCCCTATAACACAAACCTTGAGGAGAGGTAGTAAAGGATCTCAAGTATCCGAATTACAAAAACGTTTGAATGAATTAGGCTACAATGCAGGTAAGGTAGATGGAAGTTTTGGTCCTGCTACATATAATGCAGTTGTAGCTTTTCAAAAGGCCAATGGCTTGACGGTAGACGGTATAGTTGGTAAGAATACAATAAATAAACTGTACTCCCAATCAACACCAAAACCTACGCCACCACCTGTAAATAGGGTACCTATAACACAAACCTTGAGAAGGGGTAGTAGAGGTCCACAAGTAGTTGAACTACAAAGACGTTTAAATGAGTTAGGATACAACGCTGGTAAGGTAGATGGAATCTTTGGCCCAGCTACTTATAATGCGGTTGTAGCATTTCAACGTGCAAAGGGCTTAGCAGTGGATGGTATAGTTGGTAAAAATACAATAAACAAACTATATCCACAAAACAAGGAACCTGATACCGATGATTATATACCCTATGAAGTTAAAGCCGGCTCATTAAAAGGCAAAACTGTTATAATTGATGCAGGTCATGGTGGAAATGATCCAGGAGCATCTGGTAGTGGATATAAAGAAAAAGATTTTACCCTAGATATGGCTAAAAGACTTGAACGAATGCTTAAAAAAGCTGGAGCAGAAGTTATAATGACTCGTACAAGTGATGTTGCTCGTACTTTACAATATCGTGCAAATGTAGCTAATATAAAAGTTATAGATGAAGAAATTAAAAGGGTAGAAGAAGAAATTGCAAAGTTAGAAAATAATATTAAAGCTGCTAATACGAAAAATGAAACATTAAGAACTACACAAAATTCTCTAATGCAAACTAAGGAAGAAATTGAAGGAAATGAAATAGAAATAGCTAAGTTAAATTCAGAACTAAGTGAATTAAAAGAAAATATTAAATTAACAGAAGAAAAAATACAAGAAGAAAAATATGCAAATGTAAATCCAGAAGAAACTAATGGGGAAGTAGAAAAAGTAGAAGATATAGAAGAAACAGAAGATATAAAAGATGTAGAAGAAACCGATAAAACGAAAGAAGTAGAAGAAATAGAAGAAACAGAAGAAACAGAAGAAA
Encoded here:
- the glmM gene encoding phosphoglucosamine mutase; the encoded protein is MGELFGTDGIRGIANEYLTPELAYKVGRAGAYVLSNDKKGTIVVGRDTRKSGDMLEAALVAGICSTGLDVISVGIIPTPAVAYLTRKHNALAGIVISASHNPIEYNGIKFFNEDGFKLNDDIEEEIENYILNDIEIPLRPIGEDIGNKVTFEDGEIEYINFLKETISLDFAGVKVAMDCGNGAASNVAPKIFEDLNAEIKVINNEPNGVNINVNCGSTNPTMVQELVLNMGADIGIAFDGDADRLIAVDDKGETMDGDHILAICATQLQGEGKLNKDTVVGTVMTNIGLDNYLKKNKMNIVKTKVGDRYVIEEMYKNGYVLGGEQSGHIIFLEHNTTGDGLLTALQLTSIMKKTGKKMSELNSLMTSLPQVLKNAKVKEELKYEYLEDEVIKEEIEKLEEIFHGEGRVVIRPSGTEPLVRVMIEGKDIKQISDMAEELADLIEERLGDN
- a CDS encoding peptidoglycan-binding protein gives rise to the protein MNKKTPYLVLILLITTLVFGSVSEAASNRLLKMGSRGADVKELQQRLNSLGYNSGKADGIFGSRTQNAVKAFQRKYKLVVDGIVGNNTRNKLYSNSTKPSEGSTSSNSNGAPITQTLRKGSKGSQVITLQKRLNQLGYNAGKVDGSFGPATYNAVVAFQRANSLAVDGIVGKNTINKLYSKPISKPAPPTNSTPITQTLRRGSKGSQVSELQKRLNELGYNAGKVDGSFGPATYNAVVAFQKANGLTVDGIVGKNTINKLYSQSTPKPTPPPVNRVPITQTLRRGSRGPQVVELQRRLNELGYNAGKVDGIFGPATYNAVVAFQRAKGLAVDGIVGKNTINKLYPQNKEPDTDDYIPYEVKAGSLKGKTVIIDAGHGGNDPGASGSGYKEKDFTLDMAKRLERMLKKAGAEVIMTRTSDVARTLQYRANVANIKVIDEEIKRVEEEIAKLENNIKAANTKNETLRTTQNSLMQTKEEIEGNEIEIAKLNSELSELKENIKLTEEKIQEEKYANVNPEETNGEVEKVEDIEETEDIKDVEETDKTKEVEEIEETEETEEIEETEETEEEIENENEEVKNVEETEKIDETKELEQNELEELKAEAKNIEEKINELTNENDEKLKEKEEIGQNIVILNSEETGLKALETKETKLRNELAELKTLRNNVNEYTGGSRLTPANENLVKIFDKAKSYDDIIFISIHNNSTMASSQTSASGIRVYYRPTIISDNNGQPSKVYYNGYNDDGRRLFAQMLNQEMQSKSKFSKKTSTLYGNSDLAVLREQNLVSALVEVGFMNNPNDVSLLKKQQTREDMAAGMYNGIGRFFATLE